The Deltaproteobacteria bacterium genome has a segment encoding these proteins:
- a CDS encoding TraR/DksA family transcriptional regulator: protein MRKDVLKKFRETLLGMKSQLLDDLPDRLKQEVESTKDEGRDTYDLASDERDREINMILNDRERTKLMAIEDALARLGEGSYGECEECGEDIGVGRLKVMPFTRLCVRCQEELERESRMMKNFDEDRTFRRLTTNDTEEESY from the coding sequence ATGAGAAAAGACGTATTGAAGAAGTTCCGGGAGACCCTGCTCGGCATGAAGAGCCAGCTCCTGGATGACCTTCCCGACCGGCTCAAGCAAGAGGTCGAAAGCACCAAGGACGAAGGGCGCGACACTTACGATCTGGCCAGCGACGAGCGGGATCGCGAGATCAACATGATCCTCAACGACCGCGAGCGCACCAAGCTGATGGCCATCGAAGACGCGTTGGCCCGGCTGGGCGAGGGCTCCTATGGCGAGTGCGAGGAATGCGGCGAGGACATAGGGGTGGGCCGGCTCAAGGTGATGCCGTTCACGCGGCTGTGCGTGCGCTGCCAGGAAGAGCTGGAACGGGAATCCCGGATGATGAAGAACTTTGACGAGGACCGTACGTTCCGCCGTCTCACCACGAACGATACGGAGGAAGAGAGCTACTAG
- a CDS encoding type II toxin-antitoxin system prevent-host-death family antitoxin — protein sequence MPVVNVHQAKTQLSRLLAQVEAGEDVVIARRGEPVARLVRCKPRGKRQFGAMRGQIVVDDSILDPLPEEELAAWES from the coding sequence ATGCCCGTGGTCAACGTCCATCAAGCCAAGACTCAGCTTTCCCGCCTGTTGGCGCAGGTCGAGGCAGGCGAAGATGTGGTCATCGCGCGGCGGGGTGAGCCGGTCGCGCGGCTGGTGCGCTGCAAACCGCGCGGCAAGCGGCAGTTTGGCGCCATGCGAGGACAAATCGTGGTGGACGACAGCATCCTCGATCCACTGCCGGAGGAAGAATTGGCAGCTTGGGAAAGCTGA
- the proC gene encoding pyrroline-5-carboxylate reductase produces the protein MLQDRIGFIGAGKMGSAIIKGILRAGLVDRDRLAASDPIEALGKALVDETGVRFVQDNVELARSSDIVVLAVKPQVIDAVLQELAGTPLDGKLVVSIAAGVPLARIEGLLPEGTRAVRVMPNTPCLVGAAASAYAGGRWAKDEDLDRVGQILSSVGLAVTVEEHHLDAVTALSGSGPAYVFLFIEALTAGGVQMGLGRDVALKLALQTVYGSAVMARESKEHLAELRDAVTSPAGTTAAGLFALEQGAFRATVMEAVLQAAERSEALGRGEH, from the coding sequence ATGCTCCAGGACAGGATCGGTTTCATCGGCGCCGGCAAGATGGGCAGCGCCATCATCAAGGGAATCCTGCGCGCCGGGCTGGTGGACCGGGACCGGCTGGCCGCGAGCGATCCCATCGAGGCGTTGGGGAAGGCTTTGGTCGACGAAACCGGCGTCCGGTTCGTGCAGGACAACGTCGAGTTGGCGCGGTCGTCGGACATCGTGGTTCTGGCGGTCAAGCCCCAGGTCATCGACGCGGTGTTGCAGGAACTCGCCGGCACGCCGCTGGACGGCAAGCTGGTGGTGTCCATCGCGGCCGGAGTGCCGTTGGCGCGCATCGAGGGGCTGCTGCCCGAAGGGACGCGCGCCGTCCGGGTCATGCCCAACACGCCCTGCCTCGTGGGCGCGGCCGCCTCGGCCTACGCCGGAGGCCGCTGGGCGAAGGATGAAGACCTCGACCGGGTCGGACAGATCCTCTCGAGCGTCGGCCTCGCGGTCACCGTGGAGGAGCATCATCTCGATGCCGTCACCGCCTTGAGCGGCAGCGGGCCTGCCTACGTCTTCCTGTTCATCGAGGCGCTCACCGCGGGCGGGGTGCAGATGGGACTCGGCCGGGACGTCGCCCTGAAGCTGGCGCTGCAAACCGTCTACGGCTCCGCCGTCATGGCAAGGGAGTCCAAGGAGCACCTCGCCGAGTTGCGCGACGCCGTCACGTCGCCGGCCGGGACCACCGCCGCGGGCCTTTTCGCCCTGGAGCAGGGCGCGTTCCGCGCCACCGTCATGGAGGCCGTGCTGCAGGCCGCGGAACGCTCGGAAGCCCTGGGGAGAGGCGAGCACTAG
- a CDS encoding cupin domain-containing protein, with protein MKYFFSREDAEVVRIEGEAPRTLYPCVEPRTTGTRHFSMGLQQVDPHSEIPLHSHDDFEEILFVFGGRATATVGNETAEIVPGSVVFIPPRTNHGFVNDHDEPLWITWTFSPQGFEGYIRGVAQGTVQLKTV; from the coding sequence ATGAAGTATTTCTTTTCCAGGGAAGACGCGGAAGTCGTGCGCATCGAGGGGGAAGCGCCGCGCACGCTTTACCCCTGTGTCGAGCCGCGCACGACCGGGACGCGCCACTTCTCCATGGGCCTCCAGCAAGTCGATCCGCACAGCGAGATTCCACTACACTCCCACGACGACTTCGAAGAGATACTGTTCGTGTTCGGCGGTCGGGCGACGGCCACCGTGGGAAACGAGACCGCGGAGATCGTCCCGGGCTCGGTCGTGTTCATTCCGCCCCGCACCAACCACGGGTTCGTCAACGACCATGACGAACCGCTGTGGATCACGTGGACCTTCTCGCCCCAGGGCTTTGAAGGCTATATCCGCGGCGTGGCCCAGGGCACTGTGCAGCTCAAGACCGTATAG
- a CDS encoding RES family NAD+ phosphorylase has product MELLREAIPDGHLWWRIADPAWVDPLDPDFARQRGGRWNPPGSFPTLYVNEDMVTARLNLRAFIAGWPYEPEDLREDTGPVLVGCTLPRRQVVCDVHTPEGVRAAGMPASYPFERGGALVPHSLCRPVGERAKALGLRGVRARSAQSRDGAGRELAWFPASVRSLARRVGTLAFPEWFWG; this is encoded by the coding sequence GTGGAGTTGCTGCGCGAGGCGATCCCCGACGGTCACCTGTGGTGGCGCATCGCGGATCCGGCTTGGGTTGATCCTCTTGACCCCGACTTCGCACGGCAAAGGGGCGGACGGTGGAATCCGCCCGGCAGTTTCCCGACGCTCTATGTCAACGAAGACATGGTGACGGCCAGGCTGAATCTTCGCGCATTCATCGCTGGCTGGCCGTACGAACCCGAAGACCTTCGGGAGGACACCGGACCGGTTCTGGTCGGCTGCACGTTGCCGCGCCGTCAGGTGGTCTGCGACGTGCACACCCCCGAAGGCGTCCGCGCCGCCGGCATGCCCGCCTCCTATCCGTTCGAAAGAGGCGGTGCGCTGGTGCCGCACAGTCTTTGTCGACCCGTTGGAGAGCGGGCCAAGGCCTTGGGTCTGCGAGGCGTCCGAGCCCGCTCGGCGCAATCCCGCGACGGCGCCGGGCGCGAGTTGGCGTGGTTTCCCGCCTCGGTCCGCAGCTTGGCCC
- a CDS encoding TonB family protein: MDRHLLNGPRVYRLALVLAWLLAAAALAHAQAGPAPDLEKQAHEKLVEARGNARAERYAEALSQLGEAASLAEQAGSTLILALALHNAAEVRLLKGEPLDALRDYYRVLGVYTELGHPSGVKLAQDRIDILLRLFTKPRTPPTPVAEVPASPGSAPPTGPGTGAAPVEPPRTEETDRLALIDQAVERVRRRQRGGDTPEIPPVEGVRVTRTEPSEEPDDPRKWAYVESLRRKIGGNARYPEYARRTRQQGVVDVVFAVRENGEVEGVKLSGSSGFIVLDVEALRNVRESAPFGPVPVGVAESPMTVRLTLNYELPDTSAVAP; the protein is encoded by the coding sequence ATGGACCGCCATCTGTTGAACGGACCGCGAGTGTACCGCCTGGCGCTTGTGCTGGCGTGGCTCTTGGCCGCGGCGGCCCTCGCGCACGCGCAGGCCGGCCCGGCGCCGGACCTGGAAAAGCAGGCGCACGAGAAGCTCGTCGAGGCGCGCGGGAATGCCCGCGCCGAACGCTACGCGGAAGCTCTGAGCCAGCTCGGCGAGGCGGCGTCGCTGGCCGAACAGGCGGGGAGCACGCTGATCCTGGCCCTGGCGCTCCACAACGCGGCGGAGGTGCGCCTGCTCAAGGGCGAGCCGCTGGACGCCTTGAGGGACTACTACCGCGTCCTGGGCGTCTATACCGAGCTGGGCCACCCATCCGGCGTCAAGCTGGCGCAAGATCGCATCGACATCCTGTTGCGGCTCTTCACGAAACCGCGGACCCCGCCCACGCCCGTGGCCGAGGTTCCGGCATCGCCCGGCTCCGCGCCGCCGACCGGGCCCGGGACCGGCGCGGCGCCGGTAGAGCCCCCGCGGACGGAAGAGACGGACCGGCTGGCGCTCATCGACCAGGCCGTGGAGCGGGTCCGGCGGCGGCAACGCGGCGGGGATACGCCTGAAATTCCACCGGTCGAGGGCGTCCGCGTGACCCGCACCGAGCCGAGCGAAGAGCCCGACGACCCGCGCAAGTGGGCCTATGTCGAGTCGCTGCGGCGGAAGATCGGCGGCAACGCGCGCTACCCCGAATACGCCAGGCGGACGCGCCAGCAGGGGGTGGTGGACGTGGTCTTTGCCGTGCGTGAGAACGGCGAGGTCGAAGGCGTCAAGCTGTCCGGTTCGTCCGGCTTCATCGTGCTGGACGTGGAGGCGTTGCGCAACGTTCGCGAATCCGCGCCCTTCGGTCCCGTACCCGTCGGCGTCGCCGAGAGCCCCATGACCGTGCGCCTGACGTTGAACTACGAGCTGCCGGACACGTCCGCGGTCGCGCCGTGA
- a CDS encoding type II toxin-antitoxin system VapC family toxin, which yields MRLLLDTHAFMWWLAGNRRLSPAARRAVDDSSNDVVVSAATAWEITTKHRVGKLPEAEAVARDVTASIASQGFEELEITVKDAERAGRLPGAHRDPFDRMLIAQALTHNLTVVSIDSVFDRYGVSRLW from the coding sequence ATGAGGCTCCTTCTCGATACCCATGCTTTCATGTGGTGGCTCGCAGGCAACAGGCGGCTCTCCCCAGCGGCTCGTCGCGCAGTGGACGACAGTTCGAACGACGTGGTGGTCAGCGCGGCCACGGCTTGGGAAATCACTACCAAGCATCGCGTCGGCAAACTACCGGAGGCGGAGGCCGTCGCTCGCGACGTGACCGCCAGCATCGCCAGCCAGGGCTTCGAGGAACTTGAAATCACCGTCAAAGATGCGGAACGTGCCGGCCGATTGCCCGGTGCCCACCGCGATCCCTTTGATCGAATGCTGATCGCCCAAGCATTGACGCACAACCTGACCGTTGTCTCAATCGACTCCGTGTTCGACAGATATGGAGTCTCTCGTCTATGGTGA
- a CDS encoding outer membrane lipoprotein carrier protein LolA — translation MRRHRDLDGGRLLRFRSTCRPALAVVLGCVAVLTALAPQAGARNAAEVVREVQRRYDSTRDYSAEFHQTTEYRTLNRSISGRGSFYFSRPGKMLWRYEEPAGQFVLSDGRYLYFYQPAERQVIKTAVRGAFRSDLPLSFLLGIGKLERDFRAELLEGSADGHRLRLIPRRANTGLREIILTADAERYDIRQVRIEDGGGNLWTFGFENIRRGVVLDPSVFRLKVPQGVDIVEFGS, via the coding sequence ATGCGTAGACACCGCGACCTTGACGGCGGCCGCCTGTTGCGGTTCCGGAGCACCTGCCGGCCGGCTTTGGCGGTAGTGCTCGGATGCGTGGCGGTCCTGACGGCGTTGGCACCGCAAGCCGGCGCACGCAACGCGGCGGAGGTGGTGCGGGAAGTGCAGCGGCGCTACGACTCCACGCGGGACTACAGCGCCGAGTTCCACCAGACCACCGAGTACCGCACGCTCAACCGGAGCATCTCGGGCAGGGGCAGCTTCTACTTCAGCCGGCCCGGGAAAATGCTCTGGCGCTACGAAGAGCCGGCGGGGCAGTTCGTGCTTTCCGACGGACGCTATCTCTACTTCTACCAACCCGCCGAACGCCAGGTCATCAAGACCGCCGTGCGCGGGGCATTTCGATCGGACCTGCCGTTGTCGTTCCTGCTGGGTATCGGCAAGCTGGAACGGGATTTTCGCGCGGAGTTGCTGGAAGGCAGCGCCGACGGCCACCGGCTCAGGCTGATCCCCAGACGGGCCAACACCGGGCTCCGCGAGATCATCCTCACGGCCGACGCCGAGCGCTACGACATCCGCCAGGTGCGCATCGAGGACGGGGGCGGCAACCTGTGGACCTTCGGCTTCGAGAACATCCGGCGCGGGGTCGTCCTGGACCCCTCGGTGTTCCGGCTGAAAGTGCCGCAAGGTGTTGATATCGTTGAATTCGGCTCCTGA